One region of Micromonospora ureilytica genomic DNA includes:
- a CDS encoding DUF5319 domain-containing protein, protein MHDEPIDPFNGDPADPTAGLDDPGDDATPDPLTDVERQDVLEDLADLEIYQALLAPIGVRGLVIECEDCREPHYFDWDLLRGNLRHLLNSGRPRVHEPAYDPDPDHYVTWDYARGYADGVHDTLSEGTEDEPGAPTATN, encoded by the coding sequence GTGCACGACGAGCCCATCGACCCGTTCAATGGCGACCCGGCCGATCCGACCGCGGGTCTGGATGACCCGGGCGATGACGCGACGCCGGATCCGCTGACCGACGTCGAACGGCAGGACGTGCTGGAAGACCTCGCCGACCTGGAGATCTACCAGGCTCTGCTGGCCCCGATCGGGGTCCGCGGGCTGGTGATCGAATGCGAGGACTGCCGCGAGCCGCACTACTTCGACTGGGACCTGCTCCGCGGCAACCTGCGGCACCTGCTCAACTCCGGTCGCCCCCGCGTGCACGAGCCCGCCTACGACCCCGACCCGGACCACTACGTGACCTGGGACTACGCCCGGGGGTACGCCGACGGGGTGCACGACACCCTGTCCGAGGGCACCGAGGACGAGCCGGGCGCTCCGACCGCCACCAATTGA